Genomic window (Phragmites australis chromosome 5, lpPhrAust1.1, whole genome shotgun sequence):
GGCGACCGTgcggatcgaggatagtgcgcctggcaaccgcacggatcgagggagaaTGCGCCGCAGAAAGTGTcatttgaaatccccaggatataaaagggagggggagcgaaccgttgccccttacgccattcttgcgatcgccgcctctgtcttcttcttccttgcgctcagGAGCTCTCGCCCCCTTCGGCCCTCAGCGCACCCTTTTTCTCAAcccttccagcacactccccacccccaaagatgccgagggcaggaagcagctgCTGGGACACGTCGAGCATCGACAGTGTGTGCCGAAGTCCTGCCTTGcgaacgaggagggggcggagaaagtCCGCGAGCTGAtggtgcccaccggccagcgGGAGGCATCGGTGGTGACGTCAGCGAGCTTTCTGCCCTTCACGTGCCGGCCGGAGCAGATCGTCATCTTCGTATCCTTCGTCGCTGCCGAGCTGGTGCCGCCCttctcgaccttcttcctccaagtgctggaTACATTCAGCGTCCAGCTTGCCCACCTGAGTCCAAACTCGGTGGTGATTTTGGCCATCTTCGTGCACTTCTGcaagatgttcgtgggagtgctaCCGTCGGTGGCCCTGTTCCGGCACTTCTTTGTCCTTCGAGCGGtcgggaagaagaaagggtccTCCGAGGTGGATGTCGCCAACTGCTGCAATTTCTGCCTGCGGGACGGGCTCGGTGAATTCTACATTCCGGAAATGCTAcacagcaaatgggaggactggcgccgggactgggtctacatcgacgtcagcccccatgaccgcctcacgctACCCAAGACACCAGCGGAACCCCACAGGCcgacctgggaggtggcccCCGTGGAAGATGAGCGCCttcgcccggtgctgaaccgcatcaaCAACCTGCGCCGCGCGGGGTTGACTTCGCTGATGGTGGTCGCCGACTACCTGTGCCACCATCTGGCTCCCTTGCGGGAGCAGGCCcgcttcgcctggatgtacacaggCTCGGGcgacatcacgaggacccacatTACGCGGACGGGGACCTGGACGAGGGGGCGCTGGCGACCTTGCTGAAGGTGCTGACAAGCGTCGACGACCTtgcccgggcggtcctgccccgAGAGGAGTTGGCGCTCTGAGCGGACCCAGGCCAGGCGGCACTGCAAGCGTCTatgccggagtttgacgcccagggcCTGGTGGATCGTCCAGGGCGCCGAAACCCCGGGACCATACAAATCCCCAGGGTGGATGAAGAGGCAGGCAGCAGACAGCAGGCCGACGGTAGGGACACCACAGACAGCATGCAGTAGGCTGGTGGCAGGGACGCCGCAGGCAACAGGCAACAGGCCCGCGGCAGGGACGCCGCTGGTAGCAAGCCGGCGGCCCAAGGAGACAAGGGGAAGTTTCCCCAGGCATACGTGCCTTAGCTATCTTCATCATTGTCGCCATCACCTCCGCGACAACggtcgacgacgagcggcgcgACCGAGGGTGGCCGGGGCGGCCAATCTTCGAGAGCGGGGTCCGAGATTGCTGGCGCCCAGACCGACCAGCCGCCAGAGGTAGGCTCCAAAGTGGCCATTGGGGCCGACCCACAACGGCCCGAGGGAGAGAGCCCtccaccgaagaggaggaagacggaGCCCGGaccgaagccgcagggccccAGCTTCAAGATCTCCGAATCCCGGTGGCGGTACAGCGGGCCGAAGACCACATAAGCTCCCTTTCTATCTCGAGCATACCTGCCCGGATGTCGGCTTGTCACTAAcccctttttttgttttcaggccgcccaaggaacCCGTAGGAGGCCAAAGGCAGCTGGAGGAGCTGAGGCTAGCCCCTGCTCTGGGGCCGAGCACGCCCGTTTCGGAGCCGAGCGTGCCAGCAGGCCCAGAGCCGAGGGCACCGGCCAGCCCTGAGCCAAGGGCCCCGGCCGGTCCCGAGCAGCCAGCGCTGATTGAACCCACCTCGAGCACTCCAAGGACGGAGCGAGTGGCCGCGGGGGAGGTGGTCGCGCTAAGGGCGATGCTAGCGCAGCAGCCATCGAGGACCCCGAgtgcctctgcagagagggctcgcagggggcCCAGCCCCCGGCCACCTTCTGGCCAGGCtccggaacccctcccggaggtGTTGGGAAGtgcccgggaggtcatcgggcggcttGAAGTGGCCGTGGCGGCGGAACGGGCCGAGCTCGACAAGGAGCTCACCGCCCTGGTTGAAGAGTGGAGGCAGCTGAAAGAGGTCGGAGACTTTTGGAGACCCGtatcgcctcggcccgcgcaTCTTACGAGAAGTCAAAGCGcaaggtggccgaggagcgggaagCGCTGGAGGAGACGCGTGACGAGGCTGTCGCCGTGCAGGAGAAGGCCAGCTGCATGGAGCGGCTCATGATCGAGCGCGACCAAGCATCCTGGAGGCGGGTCGCGGAGCTGCTTGCTTGGGAGCGGCAGCTGCtgtctcgggaggaggcggccgacAAACGGGAGGAGGCTGTGCGTTCTGCCCAGGCGAACTTGGCCCGCGAGAACAACGAGCTTGAGCACAGTCGCGCCGATGTTCTCTGTCGGCAAGAGCAGGTCGAGCTGTGTGAGACCGATGTCGAGATAACGACGGTGGCCCTTGATGCCCGAGAGGAGCAGATCATGCGGCGTGAGGAGGATGCTGCCTCGGTATCGTCGGCTCTcaccgcccgggaggagctggtcACCAAGCGGGAGGCTGAGTGGCCGCCCGAGAGCAGGCCGTTGTGGCCCGGGCCGAGCAGCTGCATCGAGCTCAAGCCGAGACCCCGTCCACGAGGGGCGTCCCTACCGGCGTAGCCGACGGCACCAGCCTCGAGGACCGGTTGCAGATCACataggacgagctcgagacagTCATCGCCGAGTggaccaacgtgaagctgatgatgcgagacatcctccAGCAGGCACGAAACTCCATGAAGGCAGCTGGGCTCGGGCACGTGCACGTGGGCGAGCAGGGGCTGGACAAGGAGACAATCGGCCATGTCGCCCTTGGCTTTGAAGAGATCGCCCGGCGCCTCGAGGCTCTTCCAGGTGCTGTGCAGAAGCTAGCGTCCCGAGAGGGGCGTGctttggcccaagcggtggccgagcacgttcttgCCTGCTACCGCAGCCGAGACCCCGACTTCCCGCTAGAGCCGGTCCggcagggagtggtcgaggccgaggaagttgccgcccgggaagccgtCTATGAcatcgccgccga
Coding sequences:
- the LOC133917800 gene encoding uncharacterized protein LOC133917800, with amino-acid sequence MPEFDAQGLVDRPGRRNPGTIQIPRVDEEAGSRQQADGRDTTDSMQPPKEPVGGQRQLEELRLAPALGPSTPVSEPSVPAGPEPRAPASPEPRAPAGPEQPALIEPTSSTPRTERVAAGEVVALRAMLAQQPSRTPSASAERARRGPSPRPPSGQAPEPLPEVLGSAREVIGRLEVAVAAERAELDKELTALVEEWRQLKESKRKVAEEREALEETRDEAVAVQEKASCMERLMIERDQASWRRVAELLAWERQLLSREEAADKREEAVRSAQANLARENNELEHSRADVLCRQEQVELCETDVEITTVALDAREEQIMRREEDAASVSSALTAREELVTKREAEWPPESRPLWPGPSSCIELKPRPRPRGASLPA